A segment of the Synechococcales cyanobacterium T60_A2020_003 genome:
AGGAATTCCTGACATTACGAGGCTTCACAGACATCACGAACTAGAAGACCAGTGCTCAAACTCCCCAGATTTACGCCTGCGCTTGGGTAAAGGCAGCTTACAGCGGGTGCGTGAGAACTATTTTGATTGGGATGCAAAAGTGGATCGGGTCATTGAAATTTTTCGGGATGTTCTTGGGGACGGATCCCTAACCGACGATCAACCTCAATTAAGTCTCGAATCTGAACACGAACCTTTGAGAGATTTAAGTTTAGCCTCATCGGTAGCCACTCCAGGCTCATAACCATTATCCCCTTTGCTCCCGTCTTCAAGCCAACGTGTGGGAGGCATTGATGGTAGGACTCTAAACAAAACCAGCGAGCAAGCTCACTGGTTCAAAACTATGCAGAATTCACATCCGTGCCTTAAGCGTTAGATTCCTCTGTTGTCTCACTACTGGAAGTAGAGATCGCCTCTCGTTTTGCTTTCTCCTGAGCACGCTGCTCTTTCTTCTTTCGATCAGCGGCCAACACGTCAGCCAATACCGCTTGAGCCTGCACCATTTTTTCCAAATTGCTGCGATAAAGCTCTAAATCTTTTTTGCACTTGTCAGCCACTATATGCAACGGTTCACTCAGACGATCGACGATTTCGTTTAAGCGCTTTTCATCGGTCGTGACAGCGCTATCAATTTGCTCAATCACGGCATACAACCCAATGGCAAACAATCGGCTGTACTTAAATCGCGAGCGGTGGGCGATCGCCTGCAGAGTTGACTTCAAGATACCGTCTGGTGCAGCCCCATTTGCTGCAGCGTCTATTAAAGAGTCTGAGGTGTAGCTTGCTGCATCAGCCTTGATTTGCGCTGCGTCTTGTCGAACTTGTTGCGGATTCGATTCCACCGACTGACATAGAGCGACAAAGATCGAATTCTGATCGGCTTCTGGCTGATAGCCCTGCATGAAGCGATCGAATGACGTTACGACACCAAGAGCATAGATGGGATCGTACTGAAAATCCGAATTCACTGAAAGCAGATGCATTTCAACCATTAACTCCTCTACGACTCTTCGATAAAGAGAGTTAATCGGTCGAGTATGCAGCGTGTAGAAGGAACGCTTAGTGTCAGATACAGTGCGGACGTTATTCACAGCAGGGTCTCAATGCATTAATTGGGTTAAGTACCTTTCATTGTCCCGCTTGCTGGAGATTTTGCCAAGATTCCCCTAACTTGACACGTTGTTCGCAAGCCCTTCAATTGCCTCAGCCTGCGTATCAAAAATCTCAAACACTGAATCCATCATCGTCACTTCGAAAACAAGTTTAGCTTCTGGATGCACGTTGCACAGACGGAAGGAACCCCGTCGCTTATCAGCATCGCGCATTCCGGCGACTAGTGAGGTGAGGCCAGAGCTATCAATAAAGCTAACCTGACTCAAGTTGACAATAATATGAGGGCTCACGGTAGAAATGCACTCTTGCAATTGCAGGCGGAACTGCCACGCGGTTGTGATGTCTAAGCGTCCACTTGGAGCCATAATCACAATCTGTCTACCATCGGGCGTGGTGTGAATCGTTTGATCCATGGAGGCCACTGATTTGTCTTGGATAGGACTCACAATCAAGTCGGGGATAGGTGACGTGTAAGAAGCCAAGAACTCAGATACTTGATGCTAGCGATCGCCTCGAACCCTAGGGTGACACCTCGATAGCGTCTACGTCTGATTGGCCTAATCTTGTCAATATCCTAACCTTAGTGCTGCAAAGTTACCCCCGTAGATTGCCCCAATTCAATGGGGCCAATCACTACTTGGACGATTCTCTGTATCCCCGACTTATCAGGGAAATTGCGGAGAGCTGCATCACAGCTTAACGTTTTCTTCAGGGAGCCCTTACTGGGACAAGCTCTCCAGCACTATAGGGAAATCACGAGTCCCAGCTTAGCCAATCTTGCGGCTTGAGGAAAACCTCATAGAGCTTGGATTCAGGACTACCGGGTTCGGGCTGATATCCGTACTCCCAGCGGACTAGCGGGGGAAGCGACATCAAGATAGATTCGGTTCGACCATTTGTTTGTAGGCCAAAGATAGTGCCCCGATCGTAAACCAAGTTGAATTCTACATACCGTCCCCGACGATACAGTTGGAACTGCCGTTCGCGATCGCCATACTCGGTATTTTTCCGACGCTCCACAATGGGGATATAGGCGGGCAAAAACGCTTGTCCACAATCCTGAACAAACGCAAACAGGGATTCCCAACTACGAGGTCCGACCACGCCAACGGCATCGCTGTAGGCAGCGGCTTCCCCTTGAGGATCGGGGCCGTGGTAAAGCTTAGCTGGACGGCCATCCTGGTAATCGAAGAAAATACCTCCTACCCCACGCGTCTCGTTGCGATGCTTAAGGTAGAAATATTCATCACACCACCGCTTAAAGGCCGGGTAGTACTCAGGATGATGTTTATCGCACGCGTCCTTTAGAGTCCGGTGCAGGTGAATAGCGTCTTCCGCAAAGGGATAGTAAGGGGTTAAGTCTAACCCCCCACCAAACCACCAGACTGGCCCTGCTTCAAAATAACGGTAGTTGAGATGAACCGTTGGAACGTAGGGATTACGGGGATGCAAGACCATGGAAGTGCCCGTGGCATAAAACTCATGTCCAGCAGCTTCTGGGCGCTGCGTCAGGATCGAGGGAGGTAAATTTTTGCCCCAAACTTCCGAAAAATTGACACCCCCTTGTTCGAATACACCCCCGTCCCGAATGACACGCGAACGACCGCCCCCGCCTTCTTCACGTTCCCACGCATCCTGATGAAAGGTTTCAGATCCATCTAGTGTCTCTAGCCCTTGACAAATTTCATCTTGAAGCGTTTTCAAAAAAGCACTGACACGGTCACGAGAATCGACAGGTGGCAACTGGGTTGAGGAGACACTTGTATCGGGAGTTGAAAGATTGACCATATGACTTAATCCGGGGTCTTGAAACCATTTTACTAAACCCTATTCCCAGGAAAAACGAACAGCTCAATCATGAACCAGTGGAGCGATCGCCCCTCTATCTGGGAAAAGATACGAATCTAGCCTATCTTGGATTGGTCGCCTTCATATGATTGGCTAAAGGAATGTAACAAATGAAGTTATGACTCGAACTTGATGTAGTTCTAGGTGCGGTTTCAGCACGATTAAAGACTTCCGCCTCAGGCACGGTCAGTCTCCATCTT
Coding sequences within it:
- a CDS encoding photosystem II biogenesis protein Psp29, giving the protein MNNVRTVSDTKRSFYTLHTRPINSLYRRVVEELMVEMHLLSVNSDFQYDPIYALGVVTSFDRFMQGYQPEADQNSIFVALCQSVESNPQQVRQDAAQIKADAASYTSDSLIDAAANGAAPDGILKSTLQAIAHRSRFKYSRLFAIGLYAVIEQIDSAVTTDEKRLNEIVDRLSEPLHIVADKCKKDLELYRSNLEKMVQAQAVLADVLAADRKKKEQRAQEKAKREAISTSSSETTEESNA
- a CDS encoding STAS domain-containing protein; this translates as MASMDQTIHTTPDGRQIVIMAPSGRLDITTAWQFRLQLQECISTVSPHIIVNLSQVSFIDSSGLTSLVAGMRDADKRRGSFRLCNVHPEAKLVFEVTMMDSVFEIFDTQAEAIEGLANNVSS
- the hemF gene encoding oxygen-dependent coproporphyrinogen oxidase; this translates as MVNLSTPDTSVSSTQLPPVDSRDRVSAFLKTLQDEICQGLETLDGSETFHQDAWEREEGGGGRSRVIRDGGVFEQGGVNFSEVWGKNLPPSILTQRPEAAGHEFYATGTSMVLHPRNPYVPTVHLNYRYFEAGPVWWFGGGLDLTPYYPFAEDAIHLHRTLKDACDKHHPEYYPAFKRWCDEYFYLKHRNETRGVGGIFFDYQDGRPAKLYHGPDPQGEAAAYSDAVGVVGPRSWESLFAFVQDCGQAFLPAYIPIVERRKNTEYGDRERQFQLYRRGRYVEFNLVYDRGTIFGLQTNGRTESILMSLPPLVRWEYGYQPEPGSPESKLYEVFLKPQDWLSWDS